In a genomic window of Poecilia reticulata strain Guanapo linkage group LG22, Guppy_female_1.0+MT, whole genome shotgun sequence:
- the LOC103458582 gene encoding interferon alpha-inducible protein 27-like protein 2A — MGLLTIAACSVVGAGGAVLAAPVVLGAVGFTSIGIAAGSYAAGMMSTAAVANGGGVAAGSLVAVLQSVGMAGLGTAATAGVAGTGGAVGGLLGLII, encoded by the exons ATGGGTCTGC ttACAATTGCTGCATGTTCTGTGGTCGGCGCTG GTGGGGCTGTGCTGGCTGCGCCTGTGGTTCTGGGAGCCGTGGGCTTCACGTCTATCGGTATCGCTGCGGGTTCCTACGCAGCTGGCATGATGTCTACAGCTGCCGTCGCTAACGGAGGAGGGGTAGCAGCTGGAAGCCTGGTGGCTGTTCTACAGTCAGtcg GGATGGCTGGTCTAGGTACAGCTGCCACTGCCGGTGTGGCAGGTACCGGGGGAGCTGTTGGAGGACTCCTCGGCCTTATTATTTAA
- the LOC103458584 gene encoding interferon alpha-inducible protein 27-like protein 2A — translation MDSETIEKMCETIITAFSVGGVVIMSPALLAWLGFTTTGIAAGSFAAYLMSMFGTTWWIAWLQSAGAAGFGWLGTSFSAAVGGTMGKIISTVCNVTVKNEP, via the exons ATGGACTCTGAAACCATAGAAAAAATGT GTGAGACCATCATTACGGCATTTTCAGTCG GAGGTGTTGTGATTATGAGTCCTGCTCTTCTGGCTTGGCTTGGCTTCACCACAACTGGAATAGCAGCAGGCTCCTTTGCTGCGTATCTCATGTCAATGTTTGGAACAACCTGGTGGATAGCTTGGTTACAGTCAGCtg gtgCTGCTGGATTCGGATGGCTTGGCacttcattttctgctgcagttgGAGGTACTATGGGGAAGATCATATCTACTGTTTGCAACGTAACTGTGAAAAATGAACCATGA
- the LOC103458583 gene encoding interferon alpha-inducible protein 27-like protein 2A, giving the protein MGLLTIAAASALGAGGAVVAAPVVLGAIGFTSVGIAAGSYAASMMSAAAVANGGGVAAGSAVAVLQSVGMAGMGAAATSAVAGAGGVLTGLAALIF; this is encoded by the exons ATGGGTCTCT TAACTATCGCAGCAGCTTCGGCTCTCGGTGCTG GTGGGGCGGTGGTAGCAGCCCCGGTGGTGCTGGGAGCCATCGGGTTTACCAGCGTGGGGATAGCGGCGGGGTCGTATGCAGCATCCATGATGTCTGCGGCCGCCGTCGCTAATGGGGGCGGCGTGGCAGCAGGGAGCGCGGTGGCTGTCCTGCAGTCAGTTG GAATGGCTGGAATGGGGGCAGCCGCCACATCAGCTGTGGCCGGTGCGGGAGGGGTGCTTACAGGACTTGCGGCCCTCATTTTTTAA